Genomic segment of Polycladomyces abyssicola:
TTCGGTGGTACCAGCCTGCTGGCATATTTGTACCACATCACACCCAGTCCGACGGAGACGGTGCTTTCCCAGATTGCCGAAGAGACGTTCGGCAGAACGTTGCCGTATTACTACATCCAGGGGACCACAGCACTGATCCTGATTCTGGCCGCCAACACTGCCTTCGCAGGCTTCCCGCTGTTGGCCTCCATCATGGCCAAGGACAAATTCATGCCGCGGATGTTTGCTTCCCGCGGAGACCGGCTCAACTACTCAAACGGCATCATCGTGTTGGCCTTGGCCGCAATCGGACTGATCGTGGCGTTTGAGGGAGAGGTGGAACGATTAATCCCCCTGTATGCGATCGGCGTCTTTTTATCGTTCACCTTGTCACAAACCGGGATGGTGGTACGCAGGTGGAAGCAGCGCAACCCGGGCTGGATGCGTAAAATAGCGATCAACGCTGCGGGTGCGGTCGTCTCGTTTATCGTCCTGCTGATATTCGCCGTCACCAAATTTACGGAAGGCGCTTGGATCGTGGTATTGGTGATCCCGCTGTTCATCTTCGCCTTTTATCAAGTTCGAAAACACTATGAGGCTGTTGCCGAAGAGCTTCGCATCGACATCACTGCCGACAAGCCGGAAAAGAAAGATCATGTCATCATCATTCCCGTCGGGGGCATCAGCCGCGTCGTGCGCAACACGATCGCCTACGCCAAGACAATCGGGGATGACATCGTGGCGATTCACGTGGCCTTTACCGAGGAGGATGCGGACAAGATGGAGAAAAAGTGGGAGCAATGGAATCCCGGCGTCCGCCTCGTTGTTACTCGCTCCCGCTACCGGAGCGTCAACGGTCCCGTGCTCCGATTCATCGACCTGGTTCAGGAACGGGTTGGGGACAACTTGATTACCGTCCTGATCCCCGAATTCATCCCACGCAGGTGGTGGCAGCGCTTTTTGCACAACCAATCTGCGCTATGGCTCCGTTTCCTGCTGTTGTTGAGAAAAGACGTCATCGTCTCCACAGTGCCGTTCCATCTGCGCAAATAAATCCGTCAAAAAAAAGCCCGATCTGCGCCGGATGGCAGGTCGGGCTTTCATTCGTTCACATCACTTTCGCGGTTTCGCCCACACCAGATGAACTACACCCGCCCAGTGGGATTCCACCTTTTCCACCACCAGATCAGATGAACGGATGAGGTTCATCATATCCCGGTTCTGATGACATCCCACCAGGCGGTAGGCCAACGGATCCAAAGCTTTTTGCAGGAAGGAAAGAAACGGGTTGGAACTGAGACCATGCTCCATCAACAAAATGAGGCCGTCATTCCTGCACCACCGACTGAATCGATTGAGTACTCCGACGGGATCTTCATAACCGCATAATGACAAGGTGGACACCACAGTATCAAAGGAATCGGGCGGAAAGGTGAGCGTTTCGACGTCGGACTGGATAAACTCCACCTCAATCCCATATTCATCCGCAGCATTCCTGGCCCTTTTCAGCATTTCTGGACTGAAGTCGACCGCGGTGATTCTCACACCGGGTGGATAAAAAGAAAAATTGGCTCCGGCTCCCACCGCCACTTCCAGCACGTTTCCTCGTGCAAAATAAAGGAGTTTTTGCCTCCACTCTTTTTGTGCCTGTTGGATCCGCCTCTTTTCATACCAACGTGCCTGTTTGTCGAACTTTTTGATCAAATCAGCACGGTTCATGATTGGATCCCCTTGTAGATGTGTTATCGCTGTCACTTTTATTCCACGCCAGCGAACGTCATTCCTCCCAAATAGAAACACTCCTTTCATAAGAAAGGAGTGTTGACCCCATCAAACCTTGGGCAAGGTGATTCCCCGTTGATGTTGGTATTTTCCCTGCTTGGCCCGATACGACACCTCACACGCCTCATCGCTTTCGAAGAACAGCACTTGACAGAGTCCCTCGTTGGCGTAGATTTTGGCGGGAAGCGGCGTCGTATTGGAAATTTCCAAAGTAACATGTCCCTCCCATCCCGGCTCGAACGGTGTCACATTGGTGATGATGCCACACCGGGCGTACGTGGATTTACCCACACAAACGGCCAGCACGTTTTCCGGGATGCGAAAATACTCTACCGACCGAGCCAATGCAAACGAATTGGGCGGGATGATGCAAACATCTCCCTTAAAGTCGATAAACGAGTTGGAATCGATCTGTTTCGGATCGATGATGGAGTTCAGCGCATTATGGAATATCTTGAATTCATCTGCCACACGCAGATCATATCCGTAACTGCTCAGACCGAAACTGACGGCTTCCCCCTTGCCGACGTTTCGGTCGATGAACGGCTCGATCATGCCGTGTTCCAAAGCCATTTTCCGAATCCACTTGTCCGATTTGATCGTCATTTCCCGTACGACTCCTTTTCTCCCATTTCAAATATTGCCGACGTATATTCCAACCGATATGATACGACAGACAAAAACGATTGCAAAGAGACCGGGGCAGGAAAACTGCGGAAAAACAAATCCGTTGTATCAGGATGTCTCTATTCTACCATATTTTGATACAGATAAAAGGAAAGTCCTTTGCAATCATCCTCAATCCAATAAAAAGCCGGTCAAGTGATCCTTGACCGGTGAGACTGCTGACAAAGTGTTTAACCACTCGCGGTTCTGGATGCGCCGTTCTCCCTCTCGCTGTTGAATCACTGCGCTCAAAGGTCACTCGTGGGAAAACGGATACCCACTTTCCGGGTAGCGTGTTCGGATCATCGGTTGGAAGCGACCGAAACCGATCGGACCGACAATGCCTGCTCCAAATCGTTCAACAGGTCTTCCACATCCTCCAGTCCGACGGACAGCCGGAGCAATCCGTCGGTGATCCCATGTCGCTCCCGGACATGTTGGGGCATCGCAGCATGGGACATCTTGGCCGGATAGGAGAGGATGCTTTCCACCGCACCCAAGCTGACCGCCACGATGGGCAGACGTACGCGACTCAACACCTCCCGCGCCCGTTCCCCGGATCCGACGTCGAACGACAGAACTGCACCATGTCCACTGGATTGTTGACATTGCAAACGGTGGCCAGGGTGTGAGGGAAGTCCTGTGTAATACACCCGATGTACTTCGGGGTGATTCGCTAACGCCTGGGCGATTGTTTCTGCGGAACGGGTGGCAGTATCCATCCGGGTTTTGAGTGTTTTGATCCCCCTGAGGACCAACCAGGCATCCTGCACACCCAATACCGCACCGATCGCGTTTTGCAGGAAACCGATCCGTTCCGCCAAGGTAGGATCTTTTACTGCCACCAAACCGGCCACGACGTCACTGTGCCCACCAATGAATTTGGTTGCACTGTGAATGACGATATCTGCCCCCAACAGCAACGGATTCTGATAGACCGGGCTCAAAAACGTGTTATCCACAATCAGCAGCGCACCGTGACGTCGGGCAATTTCTGCCGTGCCGGCAATATCCGTCACCTTCAAGGTGGGGTTGGAAGGTGTTTCGATGTAAATTCCCTTGGTGTTGGGACGAATCGCCGCCTCTACCCGGTTCAGATCCGTCGTATCCACAAAGTCAACCGTGATGCCCAACCGGGGCAGCACTTCGGCCATCACCCGATACGTGCCGCCATACAAATCCTGGGAAGCCACGAGATGATCCCCGTTGGAAAACAGCAGCAATACCGTGGAGACGGCTGACATCCCCGACGAAAACGCAAATCCATGGGAGCCTCCCTCCAGCGCGGCGATGGTCTTCTCCAGCGCTTCCCGCGTCGGATTGCCCGACCGCGCATAATCGTACCGTCCCGGTTGATCCAAATCAAACTGATGATAGGTGGATGCGAGATACATGGGTATACTGGCCGCCCCCGTACGGGGGCAAATCTCGTTACCATTGTGGAGCAATCGGGTCGCAAATTTCATCCCGCTTTTCCTCCTTCCATACCCGTTCCGCCTCATCCAGTGCCTGTGCCAGATCAGCAATCAAATCATCCACATACTCGATCCCGACCGACAACCGGAGCAGACGATCGCACACCCCGACTTTGCGTCGCGTTGCTTCCGGGATGTCGGCATGTGTTTGCGTGTGCGGATACGTGATGAGCGTTTCCACCCCGCCCAAGCTCTCCGCAAACGCGATCAATCGCAACGAAGAGAGCAATGGCCCCACCATTGCGGGCGATTTCACGCGGAACGACAACATGCCGCCGCCTCCGTCGGCTTGTTTGGTTTGAATCTCCCACGTCTCCGACTGCAATGCGGGATAGAACACTTCGTCCACCAGCGGGTGCTGACGGAGGAAATGAGCCAATTGATAAGCGTTTTCCTGATGCCTCTCCATTCTGAGCGCCAACGTCTTCATCCCGCGAAGCAACAACCATGAATCTTGCGGTCCCAGCACGGCGCCGATCGCGTTGTGCAGTGCTGCCATCTGTTCACTCAACTGGTCGCCCTTGGTCACAATCAGGCCAGCCAATACATCATTGTGTCCGCCCAAATATTTGGTCGCGCTGTGAATGACGATATCCGCCCCGCATTCGATCGGACGCTGGAAATACGGCGTCATAAACGTGTTGTCGACAATCGTGATCAATCCATGACATCGGGCGATTTCACAGACAGCATGCAAATCGGTTACCTGCAGCAGGGGATTGGTGGGCGTCTCGACGAAAAAGGCGCGCGTTTCCGGGCGGATGGCTGCCTTCACTTCGTCCAGACGGCGGAAATCGACATAACTGAAAGAAAGACCATACCGTGTCATCAACGTTTCAAACAGCCGGTACGTTCCCCCATACAAATCGAGGGAAACGATCAAGTGATCCCCTCGCTCGAACAATCCCATGACAGTTTGTACGGCAGCCATTCCCGAGCTGCAGGCGAATCCAGCCGTCCCACCCTCCAGGCGGGCGATCGCTTCTTCCAACACCGTCCTTGTCGGGTTGGCGGTCCGGGTGTAATCGTATCCCGTGCTTTGTCCCAATCCCGCATGCCGGTAGGTTGTCGAATAATACACCGGATAACTGATCGCCCCGGTCTTGGTCTCTTTGTTTGAACCCAATTGGGCCAGTTGTGTCTCAATCCGCATGCCATTGTTCCCCCTATTCCAAAAACCGTACGGAAAGTCTTTTTTGGTCATTTCGGTTACACAGATGGAGACGTGCTTTCCCGATTGTCCCAGCCGGAAAACACGTCCCCTGAATCATTCCGTCATCAGAGCTTCGACCGAATCTCCGTCTCCCGTCTCTCTTATCCAGTGGCGACATCGGATGAGCCGGCTCTCGGTTACCAGGCCAATCCTCCCCCAGAATCGATCAATAACGGGATTCACTTGGGAGAGACAGGCTTTTTCAGCCTCGATCACCATTTGTTTCGAATGGTCCCGGTGTATCAAGCCGTGACGACGTTTTGACTTTTCTTCAATGCCTGATCCAGATCGGCGATCAAGTCATCCACCGACTCAATTCCTACGGACAAGCGGACCAGTTCCGGTGTTACGCCTGCGGCCAATTGTTCTTCTTCAGTCAATTGTTGATGCGTGGTGCTGGCCGGATGGATTACGAGGGATTTGGAATCACCCACGTTGGCCAGGTGAGAAAAGAGGCGTAAGTTTTCGATGAGTTTTTTGCCCGCTTCCAAACCACCTTTGATTCCAAACGTGAAAATGGCGCCTTGCCCTTTGGGCAGGTATTTTTTTGCTTTTTCGTATGACGGATGATCTTCCAATCCCGGATGGCTTACCCACTCCACCAGTTCGTGTTCCTGAAGGAACCTGGCGACCCGAAGCGCGTTTTCGCTGTGCCGTTCCATACGCAGATGCAACGTTTCCAACCCTTGCAAGAACAAAAACGCATTGAATGGAGAAATGGACGCTCCGATGTCCCGCAACAGTTGAACCCGGGCCTTGATGATGTAGGCCAGCGGCCCGACCGCCTCGGTGTAGGAAACCCCGTGATAACTCGGGTCCGGTTCGGTCAATTCCGGGAACTTGCCGTTGGTCCAGTCGAATTTGCCTGAATCCACAATCACCCCACCAATGCTGGTACCATGACCACCGATAAATTTGGTGGCCGAGTGCACGACGATGTCCGCCCCGAACTCAATCGGCCGGCACAAGTACGGCGTGGCAAACGTGTTGTCCACAATCAGCGGCACTCCGGCATCATGGGCCACTTTGGACACGGCTTCCACATCCAGCACGTCCATTTTGGGATTGCCGATGATCTCCCCAAATACAGCCCGTGTCTTTTCATTGATTGCCTTTTTGAAATTTTCCGGATCGGAAGGATCGACGAACCGCACAGTGATTCCCAGTTTGGGCAAGGTGTGTTGGAACAGGTTGTATGTGCCGCCGTACAAACTGCTGGATGAGACAATTTCATCCCCGGCTTTGGCGATGTTCAGGATGGAGTAGGTGATTGCCGCCTGACCGGAACTCGTCGCCAGCGCACCGACGCCACCTTCCAGCGCAGCCACCCGCTTTTCAAACACATCTTGAGTCGGGTTCATGATGCGGGTGTAGATATTGCCGAATTCTTTCAACGCAAACAAATTGGCTGCATGCTCCGTATCGTTGAACACATAGGAAGTGGTCTGGTAAATCGGTACCGCTCGCGCATTCGTCGTCGGGTCCGGTTCTTGGCCACCGTGGACCGCCAACGTTTCCAGTCCGTATTGTTGCGTTTCGCTCATCACCATCATCCTTTCGCAGAGATTGAATGCTTTGAGATTTCCCTGAGAAATCACCTGTTGTTCGTGTGAACGTCCCTCTCGCTATTGCAACACACAATCTCAAAGAGCACTCGCCGACTAAAGCCGCCTTTCCGCTTGTGACATCAGCCTAAAACAGTGGAATAAAAAAGCCCCTTCTCCGATAAGAGAAGAGGCTTTGGTTACGCCAGCTCTCCTCTCTTATCTCTCGGAAACCGTTGGCGTCGGTTTCCGCAGGAATTGGCACCTTCCGGTTCGTACAGACCGGGGTTGCCGGGTTTCATCGGGCCAGTCCCTCCACCACTCTCGATAAGAGATTCCAAATCCGATTCAATTGTGTCGACTATCAGAAAACTTGTTTTTCATTATACCGGTCTCTCATACCGCCGTCAACCGTTTTTTTAGAAAAAGTTCCGTCATTGATTCCATTCCAAATTCCATCTACAATGGTGATAGATTGCTTATTTTCGGGTCAGGGCGTGTGTATATGCGCCCATACATCAAATTTATTCATCATCAAGGAGGCTATCATGTCACGGAACCAAACGTTGATCGAATTGACGGAAAAATACGGCGCGAGGAACTATCACCCCCTGCCGATCGTGATTTCCAAGGCGGAGGGTGTTTGGGTGGAGGATGCTGACGGCAACAAGTACATGGACATGCTGAGTGCCTACTCGGCATTGAACCATGGACACCGCCATCCCCGTCTGATCGCGGCGCTGAAAGAACAAGCGGATAAAGTCACCTTGACCTCCCGTGCGTTCCACAACGATCAGCTGGGACTTTTTTACAAAAAAGTGGCTCAGTTAACGGGCAAAGAGATGATTCTGCCGATGAATACCGGAGCCGAAGCGGTGGAAACCGCCCTCAAAGCGGCCCGGCGCTGGGCATATGATGTGAAGAAAGTGCCGGAAAACCAAGCGGAAATCATCGTCTGTGAAAACAATTTCCACGGCCGGACCATCACTGCAGTCTCTCTCTCGTCCAGTGAGGAGTACCAACGCGGATTCGGCCCGTTGACCCCTGGCTTCAAAATCATACCGTACGGTGATGTCGAAGCGCTGAAAGCAGCCATTACGCCCAACACAGCCGCCTTCCTGGTGGAGCCGATCCAAGGGGAAGCAGGCGTTATCGTGCCGCCGGAAGGATATCTGCGTGAAGCCTACCGAGTAT
This window contains:
- a CDS encoding ornithine--oxo-acid transaminase, with the protein product MSRNQTLIELTEKYGARNYHPLPIVISKAEGVWVEDADGNKYMDMLSAYSALNHGHRHPRLIAALKEQADKVTLTSRAFHNDQLGLFYKKVAQLTGKEMILPMNTGAEAVETALKAARRWAYDVKKVPENQAEIIVCENNFHGRTITAVSLSSSEEYQRGFGPLTPGFKIIPYGDVEALKAAITPNTAAFLVEPIQGEAGVIVPPEGYLREAYRVCKEHNVLFIADEIQTGFGRTGQLFACDWEDVRPDLYVMGKALGGGVMPISAVAGDKEVMGVFEPGSHGSTFGGNPLACAVSVAALDVLVEENLPQRSRELGEYFMAELKQIQNPIIKEIRGKGLFIGMELYEPARPHCERLAEEGLLCKETHENTIRFAPPLTITQEELDWALAKIRKVLSA
- a CDS encoding homocysteine synthase, which encodes MSETQQYGLETLAVHGGQEPDPTTNARAVPIYQTTSYVFNDTEHAANLFALKEFGNIYTRIMNPTQDVFEKRVAALEGGVGALATSSGQAAITYSILNIAKAGDEIVSSSSLYGGTYNLFQHTLPKLGITVRFVDPSDPENFKKAINEKTRAVFGEIIGNPKMDVLDVEAVSKVAHDAGVPLIVDNTFATPYLCRPIEFGADIVVHSATKFIGGHGTSIGGVIVDSGKFDWTNGKFPELTEPDPSYHGVSYTEAVGPLAYIIKARVQLLRDIGASISPFNAFLFLQGLETLHLRMERHSENALRVARFLQEHELVEWVSHPGLEDHPSYEKAKKYLPKGQGAIFTFGIKGGLEAGKKLIENLRLFSHLANVGDSKSLVIHPASTTHQQLTEEEQLAAGVTPELVRLSVGIESVDDLIADLDQALKKSQNVVTA
- a CDS encoding aminotransferase class I/II-fold pyridoxal phosphate-dependent enzyme translates to MRIETQLAQLGSNKETKTGAISYPVYYSTTYRHAGLGQSTGYDYTRTANPTRTVLEEAIARLEGGTAGFACSSGMAAVQTVMGLFERGDHLIVSLDLYGGTYRLFETLMTRYGLSFSYVDFRRLDEVKAAIRPETRAFFVETPTNPLLQVTDLHAVCEIARCHGLITIVDNTFMTPYFQRPIECGADIVIHSATKYLGGHNDVLAGLIVTKGDQLSEQMAALHNAIGAVLGPQDSWLLLRGMKTLALRMERHQENAYQLAHFLRQHPLVDEVFYPALQSETWEIQTKQADGGGGMLSFRVKSPAMVGPLLSSLRLIAFAESLGGVETLITYPHTQTHADIPEATRRKVGVCDRLLRLSVGIEYVDDLIADLAQALDEAERVWKEEKRDEICDPIAPQW
- a CDS encoding APC family permease; amino-acid sequence: MLSSLKRLIIGRPLRTEQLQEEKLPVWKALPILSSDALSSVAYGTEQILTVLAPIGALALWYSLPISGAIIGLLTLLILSYRQIIHEYPGGGGAYIVSTDNLGWFAGLIAGASLLIDYTLTVAVSVSAGTDAITSAFPVLHKHSTLISVFFVLLIMLLNLRGLRESGTIFSFPTYLFILGMLGLVLVGLGNVAVHGIPANVPPVTHTFPAGLGWFLLLRAFSSGCSALTGVEAISNATPTFRKPETKNAARTLALLGLLLAMLFGGTSLLAYLYHITPSPTETVLSQIAEETFGRTLPYYYIQGTTALILILAANTAFAGFPLLASIMAKDKFMPRMFASRGDRLNYSNGIIVLALAAIGLIVAFEGEVERLIPLYAIGVFLSFTLSQTGMVVRRWKQRNPGWMRKIAINAAGAVVSFIVLLIFAVTKFTEGAWIVVLVIPLFIFAFYQVRKHYEAVAEELRIDITADKPEKKDHVIIIPVGGISRVVRNTIAYAKTIGDDIVAIHVAFTEEDADKMEKKWEQWNPGVRLVVTRSRYRSVNGPVLRFIDLVQERVGDNLITVLIPEFIPRRWWQRFLHNQSALWLRFLLLLRKDVIVSTVPFHLRK
- a CDS encoding trans-sulfuration enzyme family protein, producing MKFATRLLHNGNEICPRTGAASIPMYLASTYHQFDLDQPGRYDYARSGNPTREALEKTIAALEGGSHGFAFSSGMSAVSTVLLLFSNGDHLVASQDLYGGTYRVMAEVLPRLGITVDFVDTTDLNRVEAAIRPNTKGIYIETPSNPTLKVTDIAGTAEIARRHGALLIVDNTFLSPVYQNPLLLGADIVIHSATKFIGGHSDVVAGLVAVKDPTLAERIGFLQNAIGAVLGVQDAWLVLRGIKTLKTRMDTATRSAETIAQALANHPEVHRVYYTGLPSHPGHRLQCQQSSGHGAVLSFDVGSGERAREVLSRVRLPIVAVSLGAVESILSYPAKMSHAAMPQHVRERHGITDGLLRLSVGLEDVEDLLNDLEQALSVRSVSVASNR
- a CDS encoding class I SAM-dependent methyltransferase produces the protein MNRADLIKKFDKQARWYEKRRIQQAQKEWRQKLLYFARGNVLEVAVGAGANFSFYPPGVRITAVDFSPEMLKRARNAADEYGIEVEFIQSDVETLTFPPDSFDTVVSTLSLCGYEDPVGVLNRFSRWCRNDGLILLMEHGLSSNPFLSFLQKALDPLAYRLVGCHQNRDMMNLIRSSDLVVEKVESHWAGVVHLVWAKPRK
- the dcd gene encoding dCTP deaminase; amino-acid sequence: MTIKSDKWIRKMALEHGMIEPFIDRNVGKGEAVSFGLSSYGYDLRVADEFKIFHNALNSIIDPKQIDSNSFIDFKGDVCIIPPNSFALARSVEYFRIPENVLAVCVGKSTYARCGIITNVTPFEPGWEGHVTLEISNTTPLPAKIYANEGLCQVLFFESDEACEVSYRAKQGKYQHQRGITLPKV